Proteins from one Hypomesus transpacificus isolate Combined female unplaced genomic scaffold, fHypTra1 scaffold_223, whole genome shotgun sequence genomic window:
- the LOC124462533 gene encoding immunoglobulin kappa light chain-like, with product MFLVFSAFTSVLFLAAAGDQLVQDQTSWTRRQGESVSFSCRGTGQCTRAYVFWYQKRVGEPFVLILDINRNNGNIDSRYSHPQKDDFSALRRDNNYDLEIKSVKLSHSATYYCACWKSVWLIFGPGTRLYITDKHVKEPKVTAYQAPKTQTNERTTLLCQASDMFPDLVRFSWKMEREDGRLVEVPEAEREELEQREDGRVTSVIIIKNQEDKTKNYSCTVKHEVGDVEVEDFEIHEKEESSFTTAASPPPCPPQNHTHVSPAVHVPEEVLQSMCSVNLASLVYTVMIVKSLVYCCGLSLLLLLRDNKGSPPHTWRKAH from the exons ATGTTCCTTGTTTTCAGTGCTTTTACATCTGTCCTGTTTTTAG cagcagctggagaCCAACTGGTCCAGGACCAGACATCATGGACCAGGAGACAGGGCGAGAGTGTCTCCTTCAGCTGCAGAGGCACTGGGCAGTGTACTCGTGCTTATGTCTTCTGGTACCAGAAAAGAGTTGGGGAGCCTTTTGTTCTGATTTTGGACATAAACAGGAATAATGGCAACATAGATTCCAGATATAGTCATCCTCAAAAAGATGACTTCTCAGCCTTGAGAAGGGACAACAACTATGATTTGGAGATAAAGTCAGTTAAACTGTCCCATTCTGCCACCTACTACTGTGCCTGCTGGAAGAGTG tctggttg ATCTTTGGTCCTGGCACTAGACTTTACATTACTG ACAAGCATGTCAAAGAACCAAAAGTGACAGCCTATCAAGCACCCAAGACCCAAACAAATGAGAGGACAACCCTGCTGTGTCAGGCCAGTGACATGTTCCCAGACTTGGTGAGGTTTTcatggaagatggagagagaagacggCCGGTTGGTGGAGGTgcctgaagcagagagagaagagctggagcagagggaggacggGAGAGTGACTAGTGTGATCATCATCAAGAACCAAGAGGATAAAACTAAAAACTACAGCTGTACTGTAAAGCATGAAGTGGGTGATGTTGAAGTTGAAGACTTTGAAATACACGAAAAAG AGGAATCTTCTTTTACCACGGCTGCCTCTCCACCACCCTGTCCACCCCAGAATCATACACACGTCTCTCCTGCCGTCCACGTCCCTGAAG AAGTGTTGCAGTCCATGTGCAGTGTGAACCTGGCCTCTCTGGTTTACACTGTGATGATAGTGAAGAGCTTGGTGTACTGCTGTGGgctctccctcctgctgctcctcaggGACAACAAGGGAAGTCCACCACACACATGGCGAAAAGCTCATTAA